In Hugenholtzia roseola DSM 9546, one DNA window encodes the following:
- a CDS encoding YihY/virulence factor BrkB family protein, which translates to MLFNLYKKYEKKWIRLGKAIYFGSNRDLNLHLIFLIILVKIKNDAVVDRANSIAFNLTLSIFPFVIFLFTLIPYFQIAHLEEDLFTQLDAILPAAIHNFVTTTIYDIINRPRSGLLSFGFIAALYTATNGIVAFMDAFNRSYRIKEKRNFLYKRLLAIFLTFLLTVFLILTTVLLVVGSFILDRLIETGWLSQDFLYYSIQALRFLVSFLILFLSISILYYLAPAKKISWRRFSLGAILATTLCMLASILFSYYISYFNTYNKLYGSIGTVIGFMFWLFVISLMILLGFELNVSIEKARKIAYRKKMQRIRYQKGNARP; encoded by the coding sequence ATGCTTTTTAATTTGTATAAAAAATATGAGAAAAAATGGATACGATTAGGAAAAGCCATTTATTTTGGTAGTAATAGAGATTTGAATTTGCATCTTATTTTTTTAATAATTTTAGTAAAAATAAAAAATGATGCTGTCGTCGATAGAGCCAACTCTATCGCTTTCAACCTGACACTCTCTATTTTTCCCTTTGTCATCTTTCTTTTTACACTCATTCCTTACTTCCAAATCGCGCATTTAGAAGAAGACCTTTTTACCCAACTTGATGCCATTCTGCCTGCCGCTATCCATAATTTCGTAACAACGACCATCTACGACATCATCAATCGTCCTCGTAGTGGCTTGCTTTCTTTTGGCTTTATTGCCGCTCTTTATACTGCCACCAACGGCATTGTCGCTTTCATGGACGCTTTCAATCGCTCGTATCGCATCAAAGAAAAACGCAATTTTTTGTATAAAAGATTATTAGCAATTTTCCTTACTTTTTTATTGACAGTTTTTCTAATTCTTACCACAGTGCTTTTAGTAGTGGGCAGTTTTATCTTAGATAGACTCATAGAAACGGGTTGGCTTAGTCAAGATTTTTTGTATTATTCTATCCAAGCACTTCGTTTTTTGGTATCTTTTCTAATTCTTTTTCTAAGCATTTCTATTCTTTATTACCTTGCACCTGCCAAAAAAATCTCGTGGCGGCGTTTTTCTTTGGGTGCAATTTTAGCCACTACCCTTTGTATGTTGGCTTCTATTCTTTTTTCTTATTACATTAGTTATTTCAATACCTATAACAAATTATACGGCTCTATTGGAACGGTTATTGGCTTTATGTTTTGGCTTTTTGTCATTTCTTTGATGATACTGTTGGGCTTTGAGCTAAATGTCAGCATAGAAAAGGCGCGAAAAATTGCATACCGCAAAAAGATGCAGCGGATTCGCTATCAAAAAGGCAATGCCAGACCCTAA
- a CDS encoding M1 family metallopeptidase, translating to MKPLFVLRSSFPTALVVVLLNVLLIACKTGQENAQNTKKDKTQQAINQPLKSQNDNLALADSAFLVPIEEDAKVDIEPDWRPKKGEFHPAHTQLWQLVHTKLEIRPDWQKQWLYGKATLTLTPHFYEQKSVKIDAVGFEISSVSILENLQNKAIPYKYDGKILKLNLEKSYEKGQNINIEIVYIAKPNEALYPDSKAGNSAREEGLFFINPLNKTPNKPQQIWTQGETSNNALWFPTFNHPNYKMTQEIALTVENRFQTLSNGILIASQNNPDGTRTDFWKQSKPHAPYLAMIAVGEFEIIEDKYKDLPLYYYVEKPYAPYAKATFGKTPQMIAFYEKLLGIPFPWEKYAQIVVRDYTSGAMENTSASVFMEALYSDTRALADHHWEGIISHELFHQWFGDLVTCRSWSNLAVNEAFAEYGEYLWEEQERGRKFADYKLLNDFKGYFYEIAFKREPIIRPYYLSEDDMFDNHSYAKGGIILNMLRKQVGDAAFFASLQHFLKKHAFQAAEMHDFRRAVEEVSGQDLTWFFEQWFFQAGHPELLVQQSYENKKLILKITQTQDQRYFPTFRLPLSLDIWVAGKKITQDILLVENSQVFDFEVESEPELVVLDPDGWLLGEVKFEKTPAQYRLQATRYQAQFLTQVDAIRELAKSVEEAPTRAVLYRLLQDEFWAVREAALRSLGEYRGEKATNEAEKLAEFEKIKTTLQNIALQDGNSSVRASAIDVVSFYGEMPEFWEKTLKDSSYYVQSVTLYALINTYEFDALYYIKQFEQVKERHLTYTVAEYYANFGIEGKYEWFISVLDRTSGSELSYLLNHFTQYVANQPETVLNLGVDYLLNLAQTHSYFQIRKDAYQALAVLSRFEGVTEKMQILKTTEKDKRVLEFQQAIGI from the coding sequence ATGAAGCCTCTCTTTGTTTTGCGCTCGTCATTTCCAACTGCTTTGGTGGTAGTCTTATTGAATGTACTTTTAATTGCTTGTAAGACAGGTCAAGAAAACGCCCAAAATACGAAAAAAGATAAAACACAACAGGCTATCAATCAGCCACTTAAAAGCCAAAATGACAACCTTGCTCTCGCCGATTCTGCCTTTTTAGTGCCGATAGAAGAAGATGCAAAAGTGGATATCGAACCCGACTGGCGACCCAAAAAGGGTGAGTTTCACCCCGCCCATACCCAACTTTGGCAATTAGTACATACCAAGCTCGAAATTCGCCCCGATTGGCAAAAACAATGGCTCTATGGCAAGGCGACCCTGACGCTTACCCCTCATTTTTATGAGCAGAAAAGTGTGAAAATAGATGCAGTAGGCTTTGAAATTAGTTCGGTTTCTATTTTAGAAAACCTACAAAATAAAGCAATTCCATATAAATATGATGGCAAAATCCTGAAGCTAAATTTAGAAAAAAGTTATGAAAAAGGACAAAATATCAATATAGAAATTGTTTATATTGCCAAACCAAATGAAGCCCTTTACCCTGACAGCAAAGCAGGAAATAGTGCAAGAGAAGAAGGTTTATTTTTTATCAATCCTTTAAATAAAACCCCCAATAAGCCCCAACAAATCTGGACACAAGGCGAAACAAGCAACAACGCACTTTGGTTTCCTACCTTCAATCACCCCAACTATAAGATGACGCAGGAGATTGCCCTGACGGTAGAAAATCGCTTTCAGACGCTTTCTAATGGAATTTTGATAGCTTCTCAAAACAATCCCGACGGCACGCGCACCGACTTTTGGAAACAAAGCAAACCGCACGCACCCTATCTGGCGATGATTGCCGTAGGCGAATTTGAAATTATTGAAGATAAGTATAAAGATTTGCCACTTTATTATTACGTAGAAAAACCGTATGCCCCTTATGCGAAGGCTACTTTTGGCAAAACACCACAAATGATTGCTTTTTATGAAAAATTATTAGGCATACCTTTTCCTTGGGAAAAATATGCGCAAATTGTGGTGCGCGACTATACTTCGGGGGCAATGGAAAACACAAGTGCTTCCGTTTTTATGGAGGCTCTCTATTCCGACACACGCGCCTTAGCCGACCATCATTGGGAAGGTATCATCTCACACGAGCTTTTTCATCAATGGTTTGGCGACTTGGTTACTTGTCGTTCTTGGTCTAATTTGGCGGTCAATGAAGCCTTTGCCGAGTACGGCGAATACCTTTGGGAAGAGCAGGAGCGAGGCAGGAAGTTCGCAGACTACAAACTTTTAAACGATTTTAAAGGTTATTTTTATGAAATAGCTTTCAAACGCGAACCCATTATTCGCCCTTATTATTTAAGCGAAGATGATATGTTTGATAATCATTCTTACGCAAAAGGAGGAATTATTTTAAATATGTTGAGAAAACAGGTAGGTGATGCTGCCTTTTTTGCAAGCCTACAACACTTCCTTAAAAAGCACGCCTTTCAAGCCGCCGAAATGCACGATTTCAGACGCGCCGTCGAGGAGGTTTCGGGGCAAGACCTAACGTGGTTTTTCGAGCAGTGGTTTTTTCAGGCAGGACACCCCGAACTATTGGTGCAACAAAGCTATGAAAATAAAAAACTAATTCTGAAAATTACACAGACGCAAGACCAACGCTATTTTCCTACTTTTCGCCTGCCGCTTTCGCTCGATATTTGGGTAGCAGGCAAAAAAATAACGCAAGATATTTTGCTGGTAGAAAATAGCCAAGTGTTTGATTTTGAGGTAGAAAGTGAGCCTGAATTAGTCGTACTCGACCCTGACGGTTGGCTTTTAGGCGAGGTAAAGTTCGAAAAAACGCCTGCCCAATATCGCCTGCAAGCTACGCGATATCAGGCACAATTTCTCACCCAAGTAGATGCCATTAGGGAATTAGCCAAGTCGGTAGAAGAAGCCCCCACACGTGCCGTTTTGTATCGCCTACTTCAAGATGAGTTTTGGGCAGTGCGCGAAGCCGCCCTTCGCAGTTTGGGCGAATATAGGGGTGAAAAAGCGACAAATGAGGCGGAAAAGTTAGCTGAATTTGAAAAAATAAAAACTACATTACAAAATATTGCCTTGCAAGATGGCAATAGCAGTGTTCGCGCTTCGGCAATAGATGTGGTTTCTTTTTATGGCGAGATGCCCGAATTTTGGGAAAAAACTTTAAAAGATAGTTCTTATTATGTGCAAAGTGTTACTTTGTATGCCTTAATCAATACTTACGAATTTGATGCCTTATATTACATCAAACAATTCGAGCAAGTAAAGGAACGCCACCTGACTTATACCGTTGCCGAATACTACGCCAATTTTGGCATTGAGGGCAAGTATGAATGGTTTATTTCGGTATTAGACCGTACTTCTGGTTCAGAATTGAGCTATCTTCTTAATCATTTTACGCAATATGTAGCCAATCAGCCTGAAACGGTTTTAAATCTTGGGGTAGATTACCTGCTCAATCTGGCACAGACTCACTCTTATTTTCAAATCCGCAAAGATGCCTATCAAGCCTTAGCCGTATTGAGCCGTTTTGAGGGTGTAACCGAAAAAATGCAGATTTTGAAGACCACAGAAAAGGATAAGCGCGTTTTGGAGTTTCAACAAGCTATTGGCATTTAG
- a CDS encoding NUDIX hydrolase produces MYTYEYPRPALTVDCVIFGWDDAQEMLKVLLIQRAHEPFKDFWAFPGGFVDMDETIETAARRELEEETGMQNVFMEQLYTFGEPNRDPRGRVVSVAYFALVNLSSHQVLAASDAKATEWFDIHALPPLAFDHAQIFEVAWQRLKNKVRYQPIGFELLPETFTLSQIQTLYERVLGVELDKRNFRRKILKTNLLKPLEKFQENVAHRAARLYQFDKEQYEALQVKGFMFELL; encoded by the coding sequence ATGTATACTTACGAATATCCACGTCCTGCCCTTACGGTTGATTGTGTTATTTTTGGTTGGGATGATGCCCAAGAAATGCTCAAAGTTTTGCTTATCCAACGCGCTCACGAGCCTTTTAAGGATTTTTGGGCGTTCCCCGGGGGCTTTGTAGATATGGACGAAACGATAGAAACGGCAGCGCGGCGCGAATTGGAAGAGGAAACAGGCATGCAGAACGTTTTTATGGAGCAGCTCTACACCTTTGGCGAGCCAAATCGCGACCCACGCGGCAGAGTGGTCAGTGTGGCGTATTTTGCCTTAGTCAATCTTTCTTCGCATCAAGTTTTGGCAGCCTCTGATGCCAAAGCGACAGAATGGTTCGATATTCACGCGCTACCGCCTTTGGCTTTCGACCATGCGCAAATTTTTGAAGTGGCTTGGCAGCGGCTAAAAAATAAGGTGCGCTATCAGCCTATCGGCTTCGAGCTTTTGCCCGAAACCTTTACCCTTTCACAAATTCAAACGCTATATGAGCGCGTCTTGGGGGTAGAATTAGACAAGCGCAATTTTAGGCGTAAGATTCTGAAAACCAACTTATTAAAGCCTTTGGAAAAGTTTCAAGAAAATGTTGCCCACCGTGCAGCGCGGCTCTATCAATTTGACAAAGAACAGTATGAAGCCTTGCAGGTGAAGGGTTTTATGTTTGAATTATTGTAA
- a CDS encoding winged helix-turn-helix transcriptional regulator, producing MPDFSYNGKIYYNPVEFAMDRIGGTWKMPILWRLQNGKVLRYSELKKSLKHVSDKMLASQLRELEADGFVERTVYPVVPPRTEYKLTPKGEKVIPVIIYIRNYGLELMAELGLGS from the coding sequence ATGCCCGATTTCAGCTATAACGGCAAAATTTACTATAACCCCGTCGAGTTTGCGATGGATAGAATTGGCGGCACGTGGAAAATGCCTATCCTCTGGCGGCTGCAAAATGGAAAAGTCTTGCGATACAGCGAACTGAAAAAATCGCTCAAACACGTATCCGATAAGATGCTCGCCTCCCAACTGCGCGAACTCGAAGCGGACGGCTTTGTGGAAAGAACGGTTTATCCCGTTGTTCCGCCCCGAACAGAATATAAACTAACGCCAAAAGGTGAAAAAGTCATTCCTGTTATCATTTATATCCGCAACTATGGTTTGGAATTGATGGCGGAATTAGGTTTGGGGAGTTGA
- a CDS encoding type 1 glutamine amidotransferase domain-containing protein has translation MAQIKEKNQYVHFHGAPTKGKILMVASSPSVSKQTGWSIGFWIAELTHPLRVFEEAGYEVEIVSTEGGKLEMDAYSNPLDASGYSAHDVISLGYLQKSDFQARLENTRKLTEVNPADYDAIFLVGGQAPMYTFRGNKDLEKLFATFYEAGKPSAAVCHSTTLLLDAKLSNGELLVKGKTWTGFADAEEEFADQAVGMKIQPYRIEDEARKIAGTNFKVAAPFSAYAIKDGNLITGQQQNSGAAAAEMLVEMLGK, from the coding sequence ATGGCACAAATCAAAGAAAAAAATCAGTACGTGCATTTTCATGGCGCACCCACCAAAGGCAAAATCTTGATGGTAGCAAGTTCGCCTTCTGTAAGCAAGCAAACAGGCTGGTCTATCGGCTTTTGGATAGCCGAACTCACTCACCCTTTGCGCGTTTTTGAGGAAGCAGGCTATGAAGTAGAAATCGTTTCTACCGAAGGCGGCAAATTGGAAATGGACGCTTACTCGAATCCGCTCGACGCAAGCGGCTACTCTGCACACGACGTTATTTCTTTGGGCTACTTACAAAAGTCTGATTTTCAGGCACGATTAGAAAATACCCGAAAACTAACAGAGGTAAATCCTGCCGACTATGATGCCATCTTTTTGGTAGGCGGACAAGCCCCCATGTACACGTTTAGAGGCAACAAAGATTTAGAAAAACTTTTCGCCACTTTCTACGAGGCAGGCAAACCCAGCGCGGCAGTGTGCCACTCCACTACTTTACTTTTAGATGCGAAACTTTCAAATGGTGAGCTTTTGGTAAAAGGCAAAACTTGGACAGGCTTTGCCGATGCCGAAGAGGAATTTGCAGACCAAGCCGTTGGTATGAAAATTCAGCCTTACCGCATTGAAGACGAAGCCCGCAAAATCGCAGGCACAAACTTCAAAGTTGCTGCCCCTTTTAGTGCCTATGCCATCAAAGACGGCAATCTTATCACAGGACAGCAGCAAAATTCGGGAGCTGCCGCCGCCGAGATGTTGGTAGAAATGTTAGGAAAATAA
- a CDS encoding SDR family NAD(P)-dependent oxidoreductase, producing MALITIIGAGTGISDAVARLFGKKGYTIALLARTESKLQEQVQKLTAQGIKAVYAVADVSEADSLKNALFQIRDTQGHADMILYNAAAVSVKDIVEQDWETIKSQFDVNVGGAFHLAKLVLPFCLKENKGKIFFTGGGFALQGDPQWTSLSIGKAALRNLVQALAKRVENTNVHIAQVTVCGYVNPQDEKYSPDKIAEQYWKLFEQKEGTFENEIMY from the coding sequence ATGGCACTTATCACGATTATAGGCGCAGGAACAGGCATCAGTGATGCCGTAGCGCGTTTGTTCGGAAAAAAAGGATACACTATTGCCCTACTTGCACGCACCGAAAGCAAACTACAGGAGCAGGTTCAAAAATTAACAGCACAAGGCATCAAGGCGGTATATGCCGTAGCCGACGTAAGTGAGGCAGATTCTTTGAAAAATGCTTTGTTTCAGATACGCGATACGCAAGGGCATGCCGATATGATTCTCTACAATGCTGCCGCCGTTTCGGTCAAGGATATTGTAGAGCAAGATTGGGAAACCATTAAAAGTCAATTTGATGTCAATGTGGGCGGAGCTTTTCATTTGGCAAAATTGGTTTTACCTTTCTGTTTGAAAGAAAACAAAGGAAAAATTTTCTTTACAGGAGGAGGTTTTGCTCTACAAGGCGACCCTCAATGGACTTCTCTTAGCATTGGAAAGGCAGCTTTGCGAAATTTAGTGCAAGCACTTGCCAAAAGAGTAGAAAATACCAATGTGCATATTGCACAAGTTACGGTTTGTGGCTATGTCAATCCGCAAGACGAAAAATATAGTCCTGATAAAATTGCCGAGCAATATTGGAAACTTTTTGAGCAAAAAGAAGGGACATTTGAAAACGAAATTATGTATTAA
- a CDS encoding nuclear transport factor 2 family protein codes for MTTQETANKLIELCRYGKFEEAQKSLYAQDAVSIEPEHTENNVVKGLDAIIKKGDYFRNSADFHSVEVSDALVSGNFFTLSMGIDLTWKHNQQRTKMEEIAVFEVKEGKIIKEQFFF; via the coding sequence ATGACTACACAAGAAACTGCCAACAAACTCATCGAACTATGCCGATACGGTAAGTTTGAAGAAGCCCAAAAATCACTCTATGCCCAAGACGCAGTTAGCATTGAGCCTGAACACACTGAAAATAATGTGGTGAAAGGTTTAGATGCCATCATCAAAAAAGGCGATTATTTTCGGAATAGTGCTGATTTTCACAGTGTAGAAGTTTCTGATGCCCTCGTTTCAGGTAATTTCTTTACACTAAGTATGGGAATAGATTTGACTTGGAAACACAACCAACAAAGAACGAAAATGGAAGAAATTGCAGTCTTTGAAGTGAAAGAAGGCAAAATTATCAAAGAACAATTTTTCTTTTAA
- a CDS encoding SDR family NAD(P)-dependent oxidoreductase — MQKTYLITGATSGIGKMTALAVAKASPKNTVIFNARNLEKGEEVRQELIKASGNENIYCFEGDFASLASVKSFAQKVQEKFPTIDVLLNNAGTWEMEFKESKDGIEMNFAVNHLAPFLLTLLLLPALKKSTSARIINTASGAHRRNILQFDDIEFRKGEYNGFFSYSQSKLCNLLFSLQLEAELAKENIQNITVNSLHPGVVKTALFDKMNQEERSFFGNFVSPEEGAMTSIYLTLSNEVEGITGKYWHKHSEAVATDMAKDPHIAQKLWEVSLKYVQNYL; from the coding sequence ATGCAAAAAACCTATCTCATCACAGGAGCAACCTCTGGCATTGGTAAAATGACCGCCTTAGCTGTTGCAAAAGCCTCACCTAAAAATACAGTCATTTTCAATGCTCGCAATCTTGAAAAGGGCGAAGAAGTACGACAAGAACTCATCAAAGCAAGCGGAAACGAAAATATTTATTGTTTTGAAGGCGATTTTGCTTCCTTAGCTTCTGTAAAAAGTTTTGCACAAAAAGTTCAAGAAAAATTCCCTACTATTGATGTATTGCTCAATAATGCAGGCACTTGGGAAATGGAGTTCAAAGAAAGTAAAGACGGGATAGAAATGAACTTTGCCGTCAATCATCTTGCTCCTTTTCTACTTACGCTTTTACTATTGCCTGCACTCAAAAAATCAACTTCTGCACGCATCATCAATACCGCTTCGGGGGCGCATCGCCGCAATATTTTGCAATTTGATGACATAGAGTTCAGAAAAGGAGAATACAACGGTTTTTTCTCTTATTCGCAATCAAAACTATGTAACTTGCTCTTTTCCTTACAGTTAGAGGCAGAATTAGCCAAAGAAAATATCCAAAATATTACGGTAAATTCTCTGCATCCGGGAGTAGTCAAAACTGCTTTGTTTGATAAAATGAACCAAGAAGAGCGTAGTTTTTTTGGAAACTTTGTAAGCCCCGAAGAAGGAGCAATGACAAGTATTTATCTTACTTTATCTAATGAAGTAGAGGGCATTACGGGAAAATATTGGCACAAACACAGCGAAGCAGTCGCTACTGATATGGCAAAAGACCCGCACATAGCCCAAAAACTTTGGGAGGTAAGTTTGAAGTATGTTCAAAATTATCTTTAG
- a CDS encoding bestrophin family protein, which produces MLTRKIFLPHKVVWYMRYELLFSIPLAVAVWVLFEVFEFQKIALPFSIAATLGGALAIFLGFRNNSSYSRWWEARQIWGGIVNSSRVFARLVFTFTDSHAHQENYQKERSETFKKSLIYKQIAWVHALRLHLRKQENWQEIKPFLSEEEFAALKDKQNKPNYLQKMMGQQIYKAMANGTLGGFDSFQMEGQLLALANHQGACERIKNTPLLRQYHFFTVLFLYAFMFLLPFCLIGDFHKLGLQALMIPISVLISFVFGTIAKIGEVNEDPFENRATDVPLTALCNTIERDLRETLGETDLPERPKEVDGVLL; this is translated from the coding sequence ATGCTCACCAGAAAAATATTTCTACCCCACAAAGTAGTGTGGTATATGCGCTACGAATTATTATTTTCTATCCCTTTAGCAGTTGCGGTTTGGGTACTGTTTGAGGTCTTCGAATTTCAAAAAATAGCCTTACCTTTTAGCATTGCGGCTACTTTGGGGGGTGCTTTGGCGATTTTCTTAGGTTTTCGCAACAATAGTTCATACAGCCGTTGGTGGGAAGCAAGACAGATTTGGGGAGGCATTGTCAATTCGAGTCGCGTGTTTGCTCGCTTGGTTTTTACTTTTACCGATAGCCATGCCCACCAAGAAAATTATCAAAAAGAACGCAGCGAAACCTTTAAAAAATCTTTGATTTACAAACAAATTGCTTGGGTGCATGCTTTGCGTCTTCATTTGCGGAAACAAGAGAATTGGCAAGAAATCAAGCCTTTTCTTTCCGAAGAAGAGTTTGCAGCACTCAAAGACAAACAAAATAAGCCCAATTATCTACAAAAAATGATGGGGCAGCAAATCTACAAAGCTATGGCAAATGGTACTTTAGGCGGTTTTGATAGTTTTCAGATGGAAGGGCAACTTCTGGCTTTGGCAAATCATCAGGGGGCTTGTGAGCGGATAAAAAACACGCCTTTACTGCGTCAGTATCACTTTTTTACAGTTTTGTTTTTGTATGCTTTTATGTTTTTGTTGCCTTTTTGTCTGATAGGCGATTTTCATAAATTAGGTTTGCAGGCATTGATGATTCCTATTTCGGTACTCATTAGTTTTGTATTTGGTACAATAGCTAAAATAGGCGAAGTAAATGAAGACCCTTTCGAAAATCGGGCAACTGATGTGCCACTAACAGCTCTTTGCAATACGATTGAGCGAGATTTGAGGGAAACGCTGGGTGAAACTGATTTGCCTGAAAGACCAAAAGAAGTCGATGGCGTTTTGCTTTAA
- a CDS encoding DUF481 domain-containing protein: MKNLLFIFLLFPLSLFAQINESDTAKIKGNLALTGFWQGGNVETLVLRAKMDLSLKPLKVLVFKTQNAYLYQEFFKQKADEDIFSRNFLYFKPENKIYPFLLGFISTNFRRKIDLRYFVGAGATWQIVRKKNHLLKTALSAEYEDTKFAQNNFNENQYDGSTHLRTWRATAWIFGKHHLANDKIILSYESYIQPSIEEANNFRWQAEASADFPLSKHVSFRMSYLYTFEKIVIENQRQQDRILTFGLNLKI, encoded by the coding sequence ATGAAAAATCTACTCTTTATTTTTCTACTTTTTCCGCTCTCACTTTTTGCCCAAATCAATGAAAGCGATACGGCAAAAATCAAGGGAAACCTCGCTCTCACAGGTTTTTGGCAAGGTGGCAATGTAGAAACTTTGGTTTTGAGGGCGAAAATGGATTTGAGCTTGAAGCCCCTCAAAGTCCTTGTTTTCAAGACCCAAAATGCCTACCTCTATCAAGAATTTTTTAAGCAAAAAGCCGATGAGGATATTTTTAGTAGAAATTTTCTCTATTTCAAACCCGAAAATAAAATTTATCCTTTCCTTTTAGGCTTTATTTCTACCAACTTTCGAAGAAAAATAGACCTCCGCTATTTTGTGGGTGCAGGGGCTACTTGGCAAATCGTTCGCAAGAAAAATCACCTGCTCAAAACTGCACTTTCCGCAGAATATGAGGATACAAAATTTGCACAAAATAATTTTAACGAAAACCAATATGACGGCAGCACACACCTCCGCACTTGGCGAGCTACTGCTTGGATTTTTGGAAAGCACCATTTGGCAAACGACAAAATCATACTTTCCTATGAAAGCTATATCCAACCCTCGATAGAAGAAGCCAATAATTTTCGGTGGCAGGCAGAAGCAAGTGCAGATTTTCCGCTTTCGAAGCACGTCAGTTTTAGAATGAGCTATCTCTACACTTTCGAAAAAATTGTTATCGAAAATCAGCGGCAGCAAGATAGGATTTTGACTTTTGGGCTTAATTTGAAAATATAG
- a CDS encoding ion channel: MYRFEILLIALLLVLFDKIFVVDSAFFTKYVWSANMMILGIASVSIFKERAFWLKWLRNILFLITVLVPLCFNFIADIAGLIELSLFVYLAYYSLIFTEVLRQIIKKSETNVSVILGSVCGFLLLIIIALFAFLLLEYNIPHSFNGISGSTLPELYSQLSYFSMVTLTTVGFGDITPASDSARLSTMFFTVAGQFYMVALVGIIISRFTSTKNE, translated from the coding sequence ATGTACCGCTTCGAGATACTTTTAATCGCCTTATTATTGGTTTTGTTTGATAAAATCTTTGTGGTAGATAGTGCATTTTTCACAAAATACGTCTGGTCTGCCAATATGATGATTTTGGGAATTGCCTCTGTGAGCATTTTCAAAGAGCGTGCTTTTTGGCTCAAATGGTTGCGCAATATTTTGTTTTTGATAACAGTGCTTGTGCCGCTTTGTTTCAATTTTATTGCAGATATAGCAGGGCTTATCGAACTTTCGTTATTTGTATATTTGGCATATTATAGCCTCATTTTTACAGAAGTTTTAAGGCAAATTATCAAAAAATCTGAAACCAACGTTAGCGTGATTTTAGGCTCTGTATGCGGATTTTTGCTTCTGATTATCATTGCTTTATTTGCTTTTTTGCTGCTGGAATACAACATTCCTCATTCTTTCAATGGCATTTCAGGCAGCACCCTTCCCGAACTGTATAGCCAACTATCCTATTTTAGCATGGTAACGCTTACTACAGTAGGTTTTGGCGATATTACGCCAGCAAGCGACTCGGCAAGACTTAGCACCATGTTTTTTACCGTAGCAGGACAATTTTATATGGTGGCTTTGGTGGGGATTATTATTTCAAGATTTACTTCTACAAAAAACGAATAA
- a CDS encoding carbonic anhydrase — MDFKTIFENNEKWIAEKLAQDAQYFEKLSKGQNPEFLYIGCADSRVTAEDLMGLQPGEVFVHRNIANQVVATDNNINSVVQYAVEHLKVKYIIVCGHYECGGVKAALNPSDMGQLNSWLQTLRDVYRFHRAELDAIDDTQKRFDRLVELNVREQCINIIKIDHVQKSWYKTGYPKIFGWVFDVRTGKLIDLGLNMEKEFAEVRSIYDLKTF; from the coding sequence ATGGATTTTAAAACAATTTTTGAAAATAACGAAAAATGGATAGCCGAAAAATTGGCACAAGATGCCCAATATTTCGAGAAGCTTTCCAAAGGACAAAACCCCGAATTTTTATACATTGGTTGTGCCGATAGCCGCGTTACTGCCGAAGATTTGATGGGTTTGCAGCCGGGCGAAGTTTTTGTGCATAGAAATATCGCCAATCAGGTAGTTGCTACCGATAACAACATCAACTCCGTAGTGCAATATGCTGTAGAGCATCTCAAAGTTAAATATATTATTGTATGCGGACATTATGAGTGTGGAGGTGTAAAAGCCGCCCTCAACCCCAGCGACATGGGGCAGCTCAACAGTTGGCTGCAAACCCTGCGTGATGTATATCGCTTTCATAGGGCAGAGTTAGATGCCATAGACGACACACAAAAGCGTTTTGACCGCTTGGTAGAACTCAATGTGCGCGAGCAATGTATCAATATCATCAAAATAGACCACGTACAGAAATCTTGGTACAAAACAGGCTATCCCAAAATCTTCGGTTGGGTCTTTGATGTGCGGACAGGCAAACTCATAGATTTGGGACTAAACATGGAAAAAGAATTTGCCGAAGTGCGCAGTATTTATGATTTGAAAACTTTTTAA